A stretch of the Sulfurimonas sp. HSL-1656 genome encodes the following:
- a CDS encoding TetR/AcrR family transcriptional regulator, whose product MNQDEKRPYHHGNLKESAIETALEMLENEGLEAITLRELSSRIGASRTAIYRHFENKEALIREVILAGFERFDAFFIDIFARTDADVLARFTMMGRAYLAFAVNNPQLYRVLFGPTVRQEREEVCDLEDAEKATGFHALVHLIEVGQHEGVFKKGDPFLLAATVWSTVHGLASLIIDGHLVISDNIDAIFETGNRTLLEGLKS is encoded by the coding sequence ATGAATCAGGATGAAAAGCGGCCGTACCACCACGGCAATCTCAAAGAATCGGCCATTGAAACCGCCCTCGAGATGCTCGAGAACGAAGGCCTGGAGGCGATTACCCTGCGGGAACTCTCCTCGCGCATCGGGGCGTCGCGGACGGCGATCTACCGCCACTTCGAGAATAAAGAGGCGCTGATCCGTGAGGTGATCCTGGCCGGTTTCGAGCGTTTTGACGCCTTTTTCATCGATATCTTCGCACGGACGGATGCGGATGTGCTGGCCCGTTTCACGATGATGGGGCGCGCCTACCTTGCCTTTGCCGTCAACAACCCGCAGCTCTACCGGGTGCTTTTCGGCCCGACGGTCCGCCAGGAGCGCGAAGAGGTCTGCGACCTCGAGGATGCGGAGAAGGCGACGGGGTTCCACGCACTGGTGCATCTCATCGAAGTGGGGCAGCACGAAGGGGTGTTTAAAAAGGGCGATCCTTTCCTGTTGGCGGCGACGGTCTGGTCGACGGTGCACGGCCTTGCCTCGCTGATCATCGACGGACACCTGGTGATCAGCGACAACATCGACGCGATCTTTGAGACCGGGAACCGAACGCTGCTCGAGGGGCTGAAATCGTAA
- a CDS encoding outer membrane lipoprotein-sorting protein, with translation MQKWLPLLLLFSLNAWAISAYELAQKTDAALSGFHDAVSEMKMTLINANGQTRDRTMLMKVLEGKAGDKSLMEFLTPADVKGTKFLNYEHFDRDDDQWLYLPALKRVKRIASRNKSGSFMGSEFSYEDLGAFNIEKYTYEGDAETVELEGKSYYKTVRIPKEKDSGYTKQVSWIDTETFVIVQVDYYDRKKALLKTARFSDYRNVGGVWRIGRIVMTNHQNDKQTILVWENEKIGTGLTDKDFHQRVLKQ, from the coding sequence ATGCAAAAATGGTTACCGCTCCTGCTGCTCTTTTCGCTGAATGCCTGGGCGATCAGCGCCTACGAGCTCGCACAGAAAACCGATGCCGCACTGAGCGGCTTCCACGATGCCGTCAGCGAAATGAAAATGACGCTGATCAACGCCAACGGCCAGACCCGCGACCGCACGATGCTGATGAAGGTCCTCGAAGGCAAAGCGGGGGACAAATCGCTGATGGAGTTCCTCACCCCCGCAGACGTCAAGGGGACCAAATTCCTCAACTACGAACATTTCGACCGTGACGACGACCAGTGGCTCTACCTCCCCGCCCTCAAGCGGGTCAAGCGGATCGCGTCGCGCAACAAGTCGGGCTCCTTCATGGGAAGCGAATTCAGCTACGAGGACCTCGGCGCCTTCAACATCGAGAAGTACACTTACGAAGGCGACGCGGAGACGGTAGAGCTCGAGGGGAAATCCTATTACAAGACCGTCCGCATCCCCAAAGAGAAGGACTCCGGCTATACGAAACAGGTCAGCTGGATCGATACGGAGACATTCGTCATCGTACAGGTGGACTACTACGATCGCAAGAAAGCGCTGCTGAAGACCGCACGCTTCAGCGACTACCGCAACGTAGGCGGTGTATGGCGCATCGGCAGGATCGTCATGACCAACCACCAAAACGACAAGCAAACGATCCTCGTCTGGGAAAATGAGAAGATCGGGACCGGTCTGACGGACAAAGATTTCCACCAACGGGTCCTCAAACAGTGA
- a CDS encoding ABC transporter ATP-binding protein, translating into MIEAEHLYKRFNSTPAVEDVGFRIPRGEIYGLLGPNAAGKTTTMRMLCGLIAPDGGTVRIDGKPVQKAKRRFGYVAQSFGQYEELSVIENLRFYASMYGVKDGERLDALLMRFALETYRDKRAGTLSGGTKRRLALACALAHEPDVLFLDEPTAGIDPVTRKQLWDDFYTLAAAGKTLFVTTHYMEEAQRCHRIAILDHGRMIAEGAPASIKSELGEVRVFAVRVDYDPALTAAAEKHPGIRLVNQFGGELRLMTMPEVERDAVTGLIAPFAPQAEIVETEPNLEDVFMALTQERH; encoded by the coding sequence GTGATCGAGGCCGAACATCTGTATAAACGTTTCAACAGTACTCCGGCCGTTGAGGATGTCGGGTTCCGTATCCCCAGGGGGGAGATTTACGGGCTGCTCGGCCCCAACGCCGCGGGCAAAACGACGACGATGCGGATGCTCTGCGGCCTGATCGCCCCCGACGGCGGCACGGTCCGTATCGACGGGAAGCCCGTGCAAAAGGCCAAACGCCGCTTCGGCTACGTCGCACAGTCATTCGGGCAGTATGAAGAGCTCAGCGTCATCGAGAACCTCCGTTTCTACGCCAGCATGTACGGCGTCAAAGACGGCGAAAGACTCGACGCCCTCCTGATGCGTTTTGCCCTGGAGACCTACCGGGACAAACGCGCCGGGACCCTCTCGGGCGGGACGAAACGGCGGCTTGCCCTCGCCTGCGCCCTGGCCCACGAGCCCGACGTCCTTTTCCTCGACGAGCCCACGGCCGGTATCGACCCCGTCACCCGCAAACAGCTCTGGGACGACTTCTATACGCTGGCAGCCGCGGGGAAAACCCTCTTTGTCACGACCCACTACATGGAAGAGGCGCAGCGCTGCCACCGCATCGCCATCCTCGACCACGGGCGGATGATCGCCGAAGGGGCACCCGCGTCCATCAAATCCGAACTGGGGGAAGTCCGCGTTTTCGCCGTGCGGGTCGACTACGACCCCGCCCTCACCGCCGCCGCCGAAAAGCATCCGGGGATCCGCCTCGTCAACCAGTTCGGCGGCGAACTGCGCCTGATGACGATGCCGGAGGTGGAGCGAGACGCCGTTACGGGACTCATCGCGCCCTTCGCACCGCAGGCTGAAATCGTAGAAACCGAACCCAACCTCGAGGACGTCTTCATGGCCCTCACCCAGGAGCGGCACTGA
- a CDS encoding efflux RND transporter periplasmic adaptor subunit: MKKILVTAVLFLTALHAENIYATFDVEAEKAAELSLTSSGTIEGINIDVGSRVKKGDILLWLDNDDMKEAVELAKAQLELARVDAKFAQRNFERYEKVKNVIDAGEYDRYASAYETAKSRLHEAEVNVRYKQALLEKTILRAPFDGVVSDKPVEVGDVVSGAMIKVLLRLQSAKANTLKLKVDQKYWTKLKAGQTFRYRVDGETAPREGKVSIVYPTANNANRKIIVEVPAKGIVPGLFGEGEIEAD, encoded by the coding sequence ATGAAAAAGATCTTAGTGACGGCCGTCCTCTTTTTGACGGCATTGCATGCCGAGAACATCTATGCGACGTTCGACGTCGAAGCGGAAAAGGCCGCCGAGCTCTCCCTGACCTCCAGCGGCACCATCGAAGGGATCAATATCGATGTCGGTTCCCGGGTCAAAAAGGGCGACATCCTGCTCTGGCTCGATAACGACGATATGAAAGAGGCCGTGGAGCTGGCCAAGGCGCAGCTTGAGCTGGCGCGCGTCGACGCCAAGTTCGCTCAGCGCAATTTTGAGCGCTACGAGAAGGTCAAAAACGTCATCGACGCGGGCGAGTACGACCGCTACGCGTCGGCGTACGAGACGGCCAAGAGCCGCCTGCACGAAGCGGAAGTGAACGTCCGCTACAAGCAGGCCCTGCTGGAGAAGACGATCCTGCGGGCCCCTTTTGACGGGGTCGTCTCGGACAAGCCCGTCGAGGTGGGGGATGTCGTCAGCGGCGCCATGATCAAGGTACTGCTGCGGCTGCAGAGCGCGAAGGCGAACACCCTCAAGCTCAAAGTCGACCAGAAGTACTGGACGAAACTCAAAGCGGGCCAGACCTTCCGCTACCGTGTCGACGGCGAGACGGCGCCGCGCGAAGGGAAGGTGAGCATCGTCTACCCGACGGCCAACAACGCCAACCGGAAGATCATCGTCGAGGTTCCCGCCAAGGGGATCGTCCCGGGGCTCTTCGGCGAGGGTGAGATCGAGGCCGACTGA
- a CDS encoding efflux RND transporter permease subunit, giving the protein MYKFAINRPITTLMYVLTLVVFGLMSFKAMPAALFPNVDFPIVTVKTVYPGAEPTSVESQITDKIEEAVSGINGIDTITSTSSDGVSVVMVKFLLERSIDEAANDVRDKVSAVKLPVQAEKPLVSKLDIGAAPVINVFLAAKEATPTALMLFADEKAKPAIQRLSGVGAINIIGYRDREIRIYPDPYALNKYGITVKELNDIISKENVKIGGGKLEKGPSELIIKTEADAVSMEELLAIKIKDELRLADLARVEDGLADAKSFSSYDGKAGVMLEVQKISGTNTLDVIKLVKDAVPGLQQLAGDKIEVKTLNDTSPFIIHSLEDVEFDLVYGALLAALIIFVFLRNVTITVVAFLAIPTSIIGTFALMDYMGFDLNKLTLIGLTLAIGILIDDAIVVIENIYKKMEAGMGKFDAAVEGTKEMAFAILAISSMLLAVFIPVSMMSGIVGKFFNSFAMTVAFAIVISYTIAMTFIPSLSARVLHKGESRFYDKTEFIFVWLDRAYAATLRFALRFKVLNMVAVLVIFIGSLSLFPKIGMDFVPKEDKAEFEVKIEAKPGISLEEMLVKSRKVEALVNGVDQVEYTTLGIGYNSAQEINKALLYVKLTDKTTRSENQEEIIQALRGKLKGFDPDLFITAAAIPNIKGAGVSVPYQIVLKGDSFDSLTKASDALTAYLAQKQGFVDIDTNLEAGKPELQISILRENANRLGVRAEDIAKALSTAFSSDLPISQYEENGKLYDITLRFDDAHREDVEQIKKMELRTPAGDLVSLDGLVTFENGSAMAAVNRFDRERQVTVFADLFGLDLGGAVGYTMAKIDELMPEGVNYRFTGFAEEMAKTGKAFVTAIGLTIIMIYIILAILYESLIQPVIIMMALPLSITGVLIALFLSGQQFSLFVMIGFFLLMGMVGKNAVLLVDFANAAVGKGREVNEALLEAGEKRLRPILMTTFAMVFAMLPLAFGSGFGSETKSPMAIAVIGGLISSMILTLVVVPIIYRLLYPLDRWLRSHYERRIGEA; this is encoded by the coding sequence ATGTACAAATTCGCCATTAACCGACCCATCACGACGCTGATGTACGTACTGACGCTCGTCGTCTTCGGACTGATGAGCTTCAAAGCCATGCCCGCGGCGCTCTTCCCCAACGTCGACTTTCCGATCGTGACCGTCAAAACGGTCTACCCGGGGGCGGAGCCGACCAGCGTCGAGTCCCAGATCACCGACAAGATCGAAGAGGCGGTCTCGGGGATCAACGGCATCGACACGATCACCTCCACCAGCAGCGACGGAGTCAGCGTCGTCATGGTCAAGTTCCTGCTCGAGCGCAGCATCGACGAGGCGGCGAATGACGTGCGCGACAAGGTCTCCGCCGTCAAGCTCCCGGTGCAGGCGGAGAAACCACTGGTCAGTAAGCTCGACATCGGCGCGGCGCCGGTCATCAACGTCTTCCTGGCGGCGAAGGAGGCAACGCCGACGGCGCTGATGCTCTTTGCTGATGAAAAGGCCAAGCCGGCCATCCAGCGCCTCAGCGGGGTCGGGGCTATCAACATCATCGGCTACCGCGACCGCGAGATCCGCATTTACCCCGACCCCTATGCCCTGAACAAGTACGGCATTACCGTCAAAGAGCTCAACGACATTATCTCCAAGGAGAACGTCAAGATCGGCGGCGGGAAACTGGAGAAGGGGCCCAGCGAGCTGATCATAAAGACCGAGGCCGATGCAGTGAGCATGGAGGAGCTGCTCGCGATCAAGATTAAAGACGAACTCCGCCTGGCCGATCTCGCCCGGGTCGAGGACGGCCTGGCCGATGCGAAGAGCTTCTCTTCCTATGACGGCAAGGCCGGCGTTATGCTGGAGGTACAGAAGATCTCGGGTACCAATACCCTCGACGTGATCAAGCTGGTCAAGGACGCCGTGCCGGGGCTGCAGCAGCTTGCGGGCGACAAGATCGAGGTGAAAACGCTCAACGACACCTCGCCCTTTATCATCCACTCCCTCGAGGACGTCGAGTTCGACCTCGTGTACGGGGCGCTTCTGGCGGCGCTGATCATCTTCGTCTTCCTGCGCAACGTGACGATCACCGTGGTCGCCTTTCTGGCGATCCCGACCTCCATTATCGGCACCTTCGCCCTGATGGACTACATGGGTTTCGACCTGAACAAGCTGACGCTGATCGGGCTGACGTTGGCGATCGGTATTCTCATCGACGACGCCATCGTCGTTATCGAGAACATCTATAAAAAGATGGAAGCGGGTATGGGCAAGTTCGATGCGGCCGTCGAGGGGACCAAGGAGATGGCCTTCGCCATCCTTGCGATCTCCTCGATGCTGCTGGCGGTCTTCATCCCCGTCTCCATGATGAGCGGGATCGTCGGGAAGTTCTTCAACTCCTTCGCGATGACCGTCGCCTTTGCCATCGTCATCTCCTATACGATCGCGATGACCTTCATCCCCTCGCTCAGCGCCCGGGTGCTGCATAAAGGCGAGAGCCGCTTCTACGACAAGACGGAGTTCATCTTCGTCTGGCTCGACCGCGCCTACGCGGCGACCCTGCGCTTCGCCCTGCGGTTCAAGGTGCTGAACATGGTTGCCGTCCTCGTCATCTTTATCGGCTCCCTCTCGCTCTTCCCGAAGATCGGGATGGACTTTGTCCCCAAGGAGGACAAGGCGGAGTTCGAGGTGAAGATCGAGGCGAAGCCGGGGATCTCCCTGGAGGAGATGCTCGTCAAATCCCGCAAGGTCGAGGCGCTGGTCAACGGCGTCGACCAGGTGGAGTACACGACGCTGGGCATCGGCTATAACAGCGCCCAGGAGATCAACAAGGCGCTGCTCTATGTCAAGCTGACGGATAAAACGACACGGAGCGAGAACCAGGAGGAGATCATCCAGGCGCTGCGCGGCAAACTCAAAGGGTTCGACCCGGATCTCTTCATTACCGCGGCGGCCATCCCGAACATCAAGGGCGCCGGGGTCTCCGTGCCCTACCAGATCGTCCTCAAGGGCGACAGTTTCGACTCCCTCACCAAGGCCTCGGACGCGCTCACGGCCTACCTGGCGCAGAAGCAGGGCTTCGTCGACATCGACACGAACCTCGAGGCGGGCAAGCCGGAGCTGCAGATCTCCATTCTACGCGAGAACGCCAACCGCCTTGGCGTCCGTGCCGAGGATATCGCAAAGGCCCTCTCTACGGCCTTCTCCAGTGACCTGCCGATCTCCCAGTATGAGGAGAACGGCAAGCTTTATGACATTACCCTGCGGTTTGATGATGCCCACCGCGAGGACGTGGAGCAGATCAAGAAGATGGAGCTGCGGACCCCGGCGGGCGACCTCGTCTCCCTCGACGGGCTCGTGACCTTTGAGAACGGCAGCGCGATGGCGGCGGTCAACCGTTTCGACCGCGAACGCCAGGTGACGGTCTTCGCCGACCTCTTCGGCCTCGACCTCGGCGGGGCCGTCGGATACACGATGGCCAAGATCGACGAGCTGATGCCCGAGGGCGTCAACTACCGTTTCACCGGCTTCGCCGAAGAGATGGCCAAGACGGGCAAAGCCTTTGTCACGGCAATCGGACTGACGATCATCATGATCTATATCATCCTGGCGATTCTTTACGAGTCGCTGATCCAGCCCGTCATCATTATGATGGCGCTGCCGCTCTCCATTACGGGGGTCCTGATCGCTCTCTTCTTGAGCGGGCAGCAGTTCAGCCTCTTCGTCATGATCGGCTTCTTCCTGCTGATGGGGATGGTCGGCAAGAACGCCGTCCTGCTCGTCGACTTCGCCAACGCTGCCGTCGGCAAGGGGCGGGAGGTCAACGAGGCGCTGCTCGAAGCGGGCGAAAAGCGTCTGCGCCCGATCCTCATGACGACCTTCGCGATGGTCTTCGCGATGCTGCCGCTGGCGTTCGGCAGCGGTTTCGGGAGTGAGACGAAGTCGCCGATGGCCATCGCCGTTATCGGCGGGCTCATCAGCTCGATGATCCTCACCCTGGTCGTCGTGCCCATCATCTACCGCCTCCTCTACCCGCTGGACCGCTGGCTGCGTTCGCACTACGAACGCCGTATCGGGGAGGCGTAA
- a CDS encoding TIGR01777 family oxidoreductase, whose translation MRIAISGAGGFIGSHLVRMFEAEGWEVVPLHTKDFSLDDAVFVEKLSGADVIAHLAGASINRRWTEAYKKELFDSRVKTAEKLVRAMAMMAEKPKLFICTSAVGIYASTGKYDEENAVYADDFLGRLAQNWEAAAMQAKAVGIRTIIFRYGIVLGHGGGILKEMLLPFRLGLGGTIGDGTQSFTWVHIDDLMRGYLFATRHPEMEGVYNLMAPTPTTNDGLTKALGRVLHRPTFMTVPRFLLKLRFGSEGGEALAGGQYALPKRLLEVGFTFKFKTIDAALENLFGS comes from the coding sequence ATGAGAATCGCAATCAGCGGGGCAGGCGGGTTTATCGGCAGTCACTTGGTGCGGATGTTCGAAGCGGAGGGGTGGGAGGTTGTCCCGCTCCACACAAAGGACTTTTCGCTCGATGACGCCGTTTTCGTCGAGAAACTTTCCGGGGCGGACGTTATCGCCCACCTTGCCGGTGCCTCGATCAACAGGCGTTGGACGGAAGCGTATAAAAAAGAGCTCTTTGACAGCCGAGTGAAAACGGCGGAGAAGCTCGTGCGTGCCATGGCGATGATGGCAGAAAAACCAAAACTTTTCATCTGTACGTCGGCGGTGGGCATCTATGCATCGACGGGCAAATATGACGAAGAAAACGCCGTCTATGCCGACGATTTTCTGGGGCGGCTGGCGCAGAACTGGGAGGCGGCGGCCATGCAGGCCAAAGCCGTTGGCATCAGGACGATCATCTTCCGTTACGGCATTGTGCTCGGCCACGGCGGCGGCATTCTCAAAGAGATGCTTCTGCCGTTCAGGCTCGGCCTCGGGGGGACGATCGGCGACGGGACACAGTCTTTTACCTGGGTGCACATCGACGATCTGATGCGGGGCTACCTTTTTGCTACCCGGCATCCGGAGATGGAGGGGGTCTACAATCTGATGGCGCCTACGCCGACGACCAATGACGGTCTGACCAAGGCGCTCGGCAGGGTGCTGCATCGCCCGACCTTCATGACCGTACCCCGTTTCCTCCTGAAGCTACGTTTCGGCTCCGAAGGCGGCGAGGCGCTGGCCGGCGGGCAGTACGCGCTGCCCAAACGGCTGCTGGAAGTAGGATTTACGTTCAAATTCAAAACCATCGATGCGGCGCTGGAGAACCTTTTTGGTTCCTGA
- a CDS encoding TolC family protein — protein sequence MRPIFTLLFAGTALFGFDLPTLITQAQQNEQVQAYAKRAEAAAHAHDAVVASYLPRIDAGASASYIDERGSIDVPETYKAYAEANFVILDGFKRKNLLDEKNMLTEAGRFDLEGFKKAVSLQVIQHYAELQNVASDIDALQKNREQLAEQLERFKLFKSAGIATEEDVERLNAAVADADYQITARQFESDRLRSQLELLSGAPLEGELTPGAVVLPQKTEAKRLDSLEAMAYRVRAMGYAAEQADSVYYPTIALNDTYTWYDYENFNPSFPVNFVDKQNRLTVQLTMNLIDFGAARQQKQVLRLQQEAQALELRYAEKSAEADRALALKAIQRAESLLDAAKKSETASDRTFAVVKKKYEARVVDYIRYLDALSKATESRAQYNRALSGLNSANATYIYNLGMDPKEYVK from the coding sequence ATGCGACCTATTTTTACTTTACTTTTCGCGGGGACGGCCCTGTTCGGTTTCGATCTGCCGACGCTGATCACCCAGGCGCAGCAGAACGAGCAGGTGCAGGCCTATGCCAAGCGTGCGGAGGCGGCGGCGCACGCACACGACGCGGTGGTTGCGTCGTACCTGCCGCGCATCGACGCGGGGGCGAGCGCCTCGTATATTGACGAACGGGGCAGCATCGACGTGCCCGAAACCTACAAGGCCTACGCCGAGGCGAACTTCGTCATCCTTGACGGCTTCAAGCGCAAGAACCTCCTCGATGAGAAGAACATGCTCACCGAAGCGGGCCGCTTCGACCTCGAAGGGTTCAAAAAGGCGGTCTCGCTGCAGGTTATCCAGCACTATGCTGAACTGCAGAATGTCGCTTCAGACATCGACGCCCTGCAGAAGAACCGCGAGCAGCTCGCCGAGCAGCTGGAGCGGTTCAAACTCTTCAAGAGTGCGGGCATCGCGACGGAAGAGGATGTCGAGCGCCTGAACGCCGCCGTGGCCGATGCGGACTACCAGATCACGGCGCGGCAGTTCGAGAGCGACCGCCTGCGCAGCCAGCTGGAACTGCTCAGCGGCGCGCCGCTGGAGGGGGAGCTGACACCGGGGGCGGTCGTGCTGCCGCAGAAGACCGAAGCGAAACGGCTCGACAGCCTCGAAGCGATGGCCTACCGGGTCCGTGCCATGGGCTATGCGGCCGAGCAGGCCGACAGCGTCTACTACCCGACCATCGCCCTTAATGACACCTATACCTGGTACGACTACGAGAATTTCAACCCGAGTTTCCCGGTCAATTTCGTCGACAAGCAGAACCGCCTGACGGTGCAGCTCACCATGAACCTGATCGACTTCGGCGCCGCGCGGCAGCAGAAGCAGGTGCTCCGGCTCCAGCAGGAGGCGCAGGCGCTCGAGCTGCGCTACGCCGAGAAGTCGGCGGAGGCGGACCGGGCCCTGGCCCTTAAAGCGATCCAGCGTGCCGAAAGCCTGTTGGATGCGGCGAAAAAATCCGAAACGGCTTCAGACCGCACCTTTGCCGTGGTCAAGAAGAAGTACGAGGCGCGGGTTGTTGATTACATCCGCTACCTCGACGCGCTAAGCAAAGCGACGGAGTCACGAGCGCAGTACAACCGCGCACTGAGCGGGCTGAACAGCGCCAATGCCACTTATATCTATAACCTGGGGATGGACCCGAAGGAGTATGTCAAATGA
- a CDS encoding ABC transporter permease: protein MVGAMIKKELTQLRRDPRLIALIVVMPVIFLVLFGLALKLEPKNVAMAYVDNDRSFFSNLIKTGLWSDGYFKLYPVADKAAIIEEIRSGRSEAGLFIDGNFSADLSENRQPHITFYVDGTMPSLTTAMKYNSSAATDEGVTNDMYFLDENAPPTVIAPEPFIMDTVVLFNPDEKETWFFLPGIIGVLIMQIALILTGITVVREREKQTLEQLLVTPISKSAFVFGKIIPYVLIALIDFYLILGLGWLLFDLPEATSHLYLALLAVIYVAVMIALGVLISLVSQTQQQAMFLAIFIIIPSVMLSGLIFPLEAVPDYIRPLCYAIPFTYFVEIIRGLLIKHTLIADLWPSFAALGGFAVLFIGLSILKFRRSLL from the coding sequence ATGGTCGGGGCGATGATCAAGAAAGAGCTGACCCAGCTGCGGCGTGACCCGAGGCTGATCGCCCTCATCGTCGTCATGCCGGTCATCTTCCTCGTGCTTTTCGGCCTCGCCCTCAAACTCGAGCCCAAAAACGTGGCGATGGCCTACGTGGACAACGACCGCTCTTTTTTCAGCAACCTCATCAAAACGGGGCTCTGGAGCGACGGCTATTTCAAGCTCTACCCGGTCGCAGACAAGGCGGCGATCATCGAGGAGATCCGTTCGGGCCGGTCCGAGGCCGGCCTCTTTATCGACGGCAACTTCTCCGCCGACCTCAGCGAGAACCGCCAGCCCCACATCACCTTCTACGTCGACGGCACGATGCCCTCGCTGACGACGGCGATGAAGTACAACTCCTCCGCCGCCACCGACGAGGGAGTGACGAACGACATGTATTTCCTCGACGAGAACGCCCCGCCGACCGTTATCGCGCCGGAACCCTTCATCATGGATACCGTCGTCCTCTTCAACCCCGACGAGAAAGAGACCTGGTTCTTCCTGCCGGGGATCATCGGGGTGCTCATTATGCAGATCGCGCTTATTCTTACCGGGATCACCGTCGTGCGCGAACGGGAGAAGCAGACCCTGGAGCAGCTCCTCGTCACCCCCATCAGCAAAAGCGCCTTCGTCTTCGGCAAGATCATCCCCTACGTCCTCATCGCGCTGATCGACTTCTACCTTATCCTGGGGCTGGGATGGCTGCTCTTCGACCTGCCCGAGGCGACGTCGCACCTCTACCTCGCCCTGCTCGCCGTCATCTATGTCGCCGTGATGATCGCGCTGGGGGTGCTGATCTCACTCGTGTCGCAGACCCAGCAGCAGGCGATGTTCCTCGCGATCTTCATCATTATCCCTTCCGTGATGCTCAGCGGCCTCATCTTCCCGCTCGAAGCCGTCCCCGACTACATCCGGCCGCTCTGCTACGCCATCCCTTTTACCTATTTTGTCGAGATCATCCGTGGCCTGCTCATCAAACACACCCTTATCGCCGACCTCTGGCCCTCTTTTGCGGCACTCGGTGGCTTCGCCGTGCTCTTTATCGGGCTGAGCATCCTCAAATTCAGACGCTCCCTGCTGTAA
- a CDS encoding TetR/AcrR family transcriptional regulator — MIKAKLQDVKRSLILEAAAESFESAGYEALKISDLAKSVGVSVGTIYGLFDSKEGLYMAYVKAQIGGYIEELRARCVEVTEPEAQLEAAFWLKFSHFASKRKAVEECAKNNPLFFSNIRHSEPEILEQVYKVVAGIVRRINPALDEDEALAMSYHIAGLSDGYINYWLVHDGDLLSQLPALQAQMLTMIKGC; from the coding sequence ATGATCAAAGCGAAACTGCAGGATGTCAAGCGTTCCCTGATCCTTGAGGCGGCGGCGGAATCCTTCGAGTCGGCGGGGTACGAAGCGCTCAAAATCTCCGATCTGGCCAAAAGCGTCGGGGTCTCCGTGGGAACGATCTACGGGCTGTTCGACTCCAAAGAGGGGCTCTATATGGCCTACGTCAAAGCGCAGATCGGCGGCTATATCGAGGAGCTCCGGGCACGCTGTGTCGAGGTGACGGAGCCTGAAGCACAGCTCGAAGCGGCATTTTGGCTCAAGTTCAGCCATTTCGCCTCCAAGCGCAAGGCCGTCGAGGAGTGCGCGAAAAACAACCCGCTCTTTTTCAGCAATATCCGCCACAGCGAACCGGAGATCCTGGAGCAGGTATACAAGGTGGTCGCCGGGATCGTCCGGCGGATCAACCCGGCACTGGACGAGGATGAGGCCCTGGCGATGTCTTACCACATCGCCGGTCTCAGCGACGGCTATATTAACTACTGGCTGGTGCATGACGGTGATCTTCTCTCACAGTTGCCGGCACTGCAGGCCCAGATGTTGACCATGATCAAAGGATGTTAA
- a CDS encoding DUF4405 domain-containing protein, whose translation MKPLIKESATSLTALVFLVVGVSGVMLYFHVFDVQVKALHETLGLLFAAAALLHVYFNWKGMKRYFPKKLFMGYAAVITAVSIAFIASADSGPNPKVTLIDRALNAPLAISLPLLETNREQAVTLLGGRGIMIGSADSLAEIARTNSVSPYELVMIITAQKQ comes from the coding sequence ATGAAACCATTGATCAAAGAGAGTGCGACTTCGTTAACAGCGCTGGTTTTCCTCGTTGTCGGTGTGAGCGGCGTGATGCTCTACTTTCACGTCTTCGATGTCCAGGTCAAAGCGCTGCACGAGACGCTGGGGTTGCTCTTCGCCGCCGCGGCGCTTCTGCACGTCTACTTTAACTGGAAGGGGATGAAGCGGTACTTCCCCAAAAAGCTTTTCATGGGATACGCCGCCGTGATCACCGCCGTCTCGATCGCGTTTATCGCCTCTGCCGACAGCGGCCCCAACCCGAAGGTGACCCTGATCGACCGCGCCCTGAATGCACCGCTGGCCATATCGCTCCCGCTGCTGGAGACAAACCGGGAGCAGGCCGTAACGCTGCTGGGCGGCAGGGGGATCATGATCGGCAGTGCGGATTCGCTCGCCGAGATCGCCCGGACCAACAGCGTTTCCCCCTACGAACTGGTCATGATCATCACCGCACAAAAACAGTAA